From the Nocardiopsis changdeensis genome, one window contains:
- a CDS encoding Cgl0159 family (beta/alpha)8-fold protein: MIADRYRDLVATRVHRPDAIARAAADRARPASPVGPTGRVLIIAADHPARGALATGGRPLAMADRVDLLDRLCTALARPGVTGVLATADLVEDLLLLGALNGKSVFGSMNRGGLAGADWEVDDRFTGYTPDGLVRAGLQGGKMLLRLDYADGRTAPVLEHCGRAVSLLNAARLVAMVEPFVSRRSGGVLRNDLSTEAVARAAAIASGLGDSSARTWLKLPVVDGMERVAAASTLPVVLLGGEAAADPEAAYERWAEALTLPTVIGLTVGRSLLYPADDDVEAAVDTAVGLL; the protein is encoded by the coding sequence GTGATCGCCGACCGCTACCGCGACCTGGTCGCCACCCGGGTCCACCGCCCCGACGCCATCGCCCGGGCCGCCGCCGACCGGGCCCGGCCCGCCTCCCCGGTCGGGCCCACCGGGCGGGTCCTCATCATCGCCGCCGACCACCCGGCCCGCGGCGCCCTGGCCACCGGGGGCCGCCCGCTCGCCATGGCCGACCGCGTCGACCTGCTCGACCGGCTGTGCACCGCCCTGGCCCGGCCCGGGGTGACCGGGGTGCTGGCCACCGCCGACCTCGTCGAGGACCTGCTGCTGCTCGGCGCCCTGAACGGCAAGTCCGTGTTCGGCTCCATGAACCGGGGCGGCCTGGCCGGGGCCGACTGGGAGGTCGACGACCGCTTCACCGGCTACACCCCCGACGGCCTGGTCCGCGCCGGACTCCAGGGCGGCAAGATGCTGCTGCGCCTGGACTACGCCGACGGCCGCACCGCACCCGTCCTGGAGCACTGCGGCCGGGCGGTGAGCCTGCTCAACGCCGCCCGCCTGGTGGCGATGGTCGAACCCTTCGTCTCCCGGCGCAGCGGCGGCGTGCTGCGCAACGACCTGTCCACCGAGGCGGTGGCCCGCGCCGCCGCGATCGCCTCGGGGCTGGGCGACTCCTCCGCCCGCACCTGGCTCAAGCTGCCGGTGGTGGACGGGATGGAGCGCGTCGCCGCCGCCAGCACCCTGCCCGTGGTCCTGCTGGGCGGCGAGGCCGCCGCCGACCCCGAGGCCGCCTACGAGCGCTGGGCCGAGGCCCTGACCCTGCCCACCGTCATCGGACTGACGGTGGGCCGTTCACTCCTGTACCCGGCCGACGACGACGTCGAGGCCGCAGTCGACACCGCAGTGGGGCTCCTGTGA
- a CDS encoding ATP-binding cassette domain-containing protein: protein MTDAPLLELAGVGKAFGTVRALTGVDLVVRAGEVTCILGDNGAGKSTLIKIIAGLHPPTTGVYRVDGREVALSSPRQARDLGIATVHQDLAMAPLMPVWRNFFLGKEKLLRWGPFSMADAAGMRRIADAELRRMGIVLPDIDAPVGKLSGGQRQVVAIARAVYFGARVLILDEPTAALGVKQSGMVLKYIAAAREEGLGVVFITHNPHHAHLVGDHFVVLDLGEVVLDAARSEVRPEDLVHQMSGGAELEGLRHELERGGRA, encoded by the coding sequence ATGACCGACGCGCCTCTGCTGGAACTGGCCGGGGTCGGCAAGGCCTTCGGCACCGTCCGGGCGCTCACCGGGGTGGACCTGGTGGTGCGGGCCGGGGAGGTGACCTGCATCCTGGGCGACAACGGCGCGGGCAAGTCCACGCTGATCAAGATCATCGCCGGGCTGCACCCGCCCACCACCGGGGTGTACCGGGTGGACGGGCGGGAGGTCGCCCTGTCCTCCCCGCGCCAGGCCCGCGATCTGGGCATCGCCACCGTCCACCAGGACCTGGCGATGGCGCCGCTGATGCCGGTGTGGCGCAACTTCTTCCTCGGGAAGGAGAAGCTGCTGCGGTGGGGCCCGTTCTCGATGGCGGACGCCGCGGGGATGCGGCGGATCGCCGACGCCGAGCTGCGCCGGATGGGCATCGTCCTGCCCGACATCGACGCGCCCGTGGGGAAGCTGTCCGGCGGCCAGCGCCAGGTGGTGGCGATCGCCCGGGCCGTGTACTTCGGCGCGCGGGTGCTGATCCTGGACGAGCCCACCGCCGCCCTGGGCGTCAAGCAGTCGGGGATGGTGCTCAAGTACATCGCCGCCGCCCGCGAGGAGGGGCTGGGGGTCGTGTTCATCACCCACAACCCGCACCACGCCCACCTGGTCGGGGACCACTTCGTGGTGCTCGACCTGGGCGAGGTCGTGCTGGACGCCGCCCGCTCCGAGGTCCGGCCCGAGGACCTGGTCCACCAGATGTCCGGCGGCGCCGAGCTGGAGGGCCTGCGCCACGAGCTCGAACGCGGCGGGCGCGCCTGA
- a CDS encoding TIM barrel protein, protein MTEATGPAQDRLILGSAPDSWGVWFPDDERQVPWDRFLDELAATGYEWLELGPYGYLPTDPDRLADEVGRRGLKVSGGTAFGNLHDPRAREDTVAVVRAVAGLTAAVGARHLVLIPPMFRDEKTGAYTEPPHLDARQWAELTATADELGRMLLGDYGVRLCLHPHADTHVLTQPEIERFLDATDSDLVSLCLDTGHVAYGGGDAVDLIHRYAERVGYVHIKQMDPAVLRRVHAEGLSFGEAVELGVCVEPPAGEPAPAAVIEALREVDARLFVIVEQDLYPCEPDVPAPIAERTRRYLNSCGLGARRQRRP, encoded by the coding sequence ATGACAGAGGCCACCGGCCCCGCCCAGGACCGGCTGATCCTGGGATCGGCCCCCGACTCCTGGGGGGTGTGGTTCCCCGACGACGAACGCCAGGTCCCCTGGGACCGCTTCCTCGACGAGCTCGCCGCCACCGGCTACGAATGGCTCGAACTGGGCCCCTACGGCTACCTGCCCACCGACCCCGACCGGCTCGCCGACGAGGTGGGCCGCCGGGGGCTGAAGGTCAGCGGCGGCACCGCGTTCGGCAACCTCCACGACCCCCGCGCCCGCGAGGACACCGTGGCCGTGGTGCGCGCCGTCGCCGGGCTCACCGCCGCCGTGGGCGCCCGCCACCTCGTGCTGATCCCGCCCATGTTCCGCGACGAGAAGACCGGCGCCTACACCGAACCGCCCCACCTGGACGCCCGCCAGTGGGCCGAGCTCACCGCCACCGCCGACGAGTTGGGCCGCATGCTCCTGGGCGACTACGGCGTGCGGCTGTGCCTGCACCCCCACGCCGACACCCACGTGCTCACCCAGCCCGAGATCGAGCGCTTCCTCGACGCCACCGACTCCGACCTGGTGTCGCTGTGCCTGGACACCGGGCACGTGGCCTACGGTGGCGGCGACGCCGTGGACCTGATCCACCGCTACGCCGAACGCGTCGGCTACGTCCACATCAAGCAGATGGACCCGGCGGTCCTGCGCCGCGTCCACGCCGAGGGCCTGTCCTTCGGCGAGGCCGTCGAACTGGGGGTGTGCGTGGAACCGCCCGCCGGGGAGCCCGCCCCCGCCGCCGTCATCGAAGCGCTCCGCGAGGTCGACGCCCGCCTGTTCGTCATCGTCGAACAGGACCTGTACCCGTGCGAGCCCGACGTGCCCGCGCCCATCGCCGAGCGCACCCGCCGCTACCTCAACTCCTGCGGCCTGGGCGCCCGCCGCCAGAGGAGGCCCTGA
- a CDS encoding sugar ABC transporter substrate-binding protein: MQRPKPRTSLALAAATLLAATACSSEGGRGEPAGDGAPAPELTIAMITHQVQGDTFWDIVRTGAEAAAEKSGVNLEYTADPEASEQANLVQNAVDRGVDGIAVTLPSPDAMRDAVTAATEAGIPVVALNAGMDQWQDMGVQQYFGTDERLAGEAYGERLNEEGARNAVCVIHEQGNVSLEARCEGLAETFDGESEVLYVDSANMPEVRSTVSSRLEESADVDHVAALGAPIAVTAVDAVADAGSQATVATFDTSAELVELVRAGDVAWAVDQQPYLQGYLAVDSLWLFNTNGNTLGGGEAVLTGPAFIDGTNIEQVAEYAERGTR, from the coding sequence ATGCAACGCCCGAAACCCCGCACCTCACTGGCCCTGGCCGCCGCGACACTGCTGGCCGCCACCGCGTGCAGCTCCGAGGGGGGACGCGGGGAACCCGCCGGAGACGGCGCCCCGGCCCCCGAGCTGACCATCGCGATGATCACCCACCAGGTCCAGGGCGACACCTTCTGGGACATCGTCCGCACCGGCGCCGAGGCCGCGGCCGAGAAGAGCGGCGTGAACCTGGAGTACACCGCCGACCCCGAGGCCTCCGAGCAGGCCAACCTCGTGCAGAACGCCGTCGACCGCGGCGTCGACGGCATCGCCGTCACCCTGCCCTCGCCCGACGCCATGCGGGACGCCGTCACCGCCGCCACCGAGGCGGGCATCCCCGTGGTCGCCCTCAACGCCGGCATGGACCAGTGGCAGGACATGGGCGTCCAGCAGTACTTCGGCACCGACGAGCGCCTGGCCGGGGAGGCCTACGGCGAGCGCCTCAACGAGGAGGGGGCCCGGAACGCCGTCTGCGTCATCCACGAGCAGGGCAACGTCTCCCTGGAGGCGCGCTGCGAGGGACTGGCCGAGACCTTCGACGGCGAGTCCGAGGTCCTGTACGTCGACAGCGCCAACATGCCCGAGGTGCGCTCCACCGTCTCCTCCCGCCTGGAGGAGTCCGCCGACGTCGACCACGTGGCGGCCCTGGGCGCGCCCATCGCCGTCACCGCCGTGGACGCCGTCGCCGACGCGGGGTCCCAGGCCACCGTGGCCACCTTCGACACCAGCGCCGAACTCGTCGAACTGGTCCGCGCCGGCGACGTCGCCTGGGCCGTCGACCAGCAGCCCTACCTCCAGGGCTATCTGGCGGTCGACTCCCTGTGGCTGTTCAACACCAACGGCAACACCCTCGGCGGCGGCGAGGCCGTCCTGACCGGCCCGGCGTTCATCGACGGGACCAACATCGAGCAGGTCGCCGAGTACGCGGAGAGGGGGACCCGGTAG
- the iolC gene encoding 5-dehydro-2-deoxygluconokinase: MGRVGVDIYPDQVGVGLDEVTSFGKYLGGSPTNVAVAAARHGRSAAVLTRVGDDPLGRFVRRALAGFGVDDRHVRAVPGTATPVTLCEVFPPDDFPLYFYGRDPAPDLLIGADELDEGAIAGAGLFWVTGTGLCREPSRTATLEALRVRGRRGHTVLDLDHRPMFWDSREDARAQAARALPLVTAACGNLDEWEVAVGTRDADEAARRGLDLGLETAVVKQGPEGVLIATAAAVHREPPVPVDVVNGLGAGDAFGGALSHGLLAGWGVAETARFANAAGAIVASRLSCADAMPTTAEVRHLLGEPGREPPPADRGPAGEAP; this comes from the coding sequence ATGGGCCGGGTCGGCGTCGACATCTACCCCGACCAGGTCGGAGTGGGCCTGGACGAGGTCACCTCCTTCGGCAAGTACCTGGGAGGGAGCCCCACCAACGTCGCCGTGGCCGCCGCCCGGCACGGCCGCTCGGCCGCCGTCCTCACCCGGGTGGGCGACGACCCGCTGGGCCGGTTCGTGCGCCGGGCCCTGGCCGGGTTCGGGGTGGACGACCGGCACGTGCGCGCCGTCCCGGGCACCGCCACCCCCGTCACCCTGTGCGAGGTCTTCCCGCCCGACGACTTCCCGCTGTACTTCTACGGCCGCGACCCCGCCCCCGACCTGCTCATCGGCGCCGACGAACTGGACGAAGGCGCCATCGCCGGGGCCGGCCTGTTCTGGGTCACCGGCACCGGCCTGTGCCGGGAGCCCTCCCGCACCGCCACCCTGGAGGCCCTGCGCGTCCGCGGCCGCCGCGGCCACACCGTCCTGGACCTGGACCACCGGCCGATGTTCTGGGACTCCCGCGAGGACGCCCGCGCCCAGGCCGCCAGGGCCCTGCCCCTGGTCACCGCCGCCTGCGGCAACCTCGACGAGTGGGAGGTCGCCGTGGGCACCCGCGACGCCGACGAGGCGGCCCGGCGCGGCCTGGACCTGGGCCTGGAGACCGCCGTGGTCAAACAGGGCCCCGAGGGGGTCCTGATCGCGACCGCCGCGGCCGTCCACCGCGAACCCCCGGTCCCCGTGGATGTGGTCAACGGCCTGGGCGCCGGGGACGCCTTCGGCGGCGCCCTGTCCCACGGGCTGCTCGCCGGCTGGGGCGTCGCCGAGACCGCCCGGTTCGCCAACGCCGCCGGGGCCATCGTCGCCTCCCGGCTGTCCTGCGCCGACGCCATGCCCACCACCGCCGAGGTCCGACACCTGCTGGGGGAGCCCGGGCGGGAGCCCCCGCCCGCCGACCGCGGACCGGCGGGGGAGGCACCGTGA
- a CDS encoding Gfo/Idh/MocA family protein, translating to MRIGLIGTGRIGLSHAAALAARPEVGDLLVADLDPARARAAAERTGARAAERVEDLLAPGAVDALVVTAATDAHPGLILAGAAAGIPVFCEKPVAPTVAETVHVLTEVERARARVHIGFMRRFDAGYRRAHRALRDGELGELHRVHATTCDMAPPPAAYVAGSGGLFRDCHVHDFDILRWVTGREVEEVFAYGAGRGADYFAEHGDVDTSAAVLRLSDGTLATLQGSRYNGAGYDVRMELAGTHATLAVGLDDRVPLRSAEPGTAFPAGDPWEEFWSRFTPAYEAEIAAFIAMVRDGTPSPCTVADALEAVLVADAADLSRREHRPVRVDEVRP from the coding sequence ATGCGCATTGGCCTCATCGGAACCGGACGCATCGGACTCTCGCACGCCGCCGCCCTGGCGGCCCGACCCGAGGTCGGCGACCTGCTCGTCGCCGACCTCGACCCCGCCCGCGCCCGCGCGGCCGCCGAGCGCACCGGCGCCCGGGCGGCCGAGCGGGTCGAGGACCTCCTCGCCCCCGGGGCGGTCGACGCCCTCGTGGTCACCGCCGCCACCGACGCCCACCCCGGCCTCATCCTCGCCGGGGCCGCCGCCGGGATCCCCGTCTTCTGCGAGAAACCCGTCGCCCCCACCGTCGCCGAGACCGTGCACGTGCTCACCGAGGTCGAACGCGCCCGGGCCCGGGTGCACATCGGTTTCATGCGCCGCTTCGACGCCGGGTACCGGCGCGCCCACAGGGCCCTGCGCGACGGCGAGCTGGGCGAGCTGCACCGGGTCCACGCCACCACCTGCGACATGGCCCCGCCGCCCGCCGCCTACGTCGCCGGGTCCGGGGGCCTGTTCCGCGACTGCCACGTCCACGACTTCGACATCCTGCGCTGGGTCACCGGCCGGGAGGTCGAGGAGGTCTTCGCCTACGGGGCCGGCCGGGGCGCCGACTACTTCGCCGAACACGGCGACGTCGACACCTCCGCCGCCGTGCTGCGGCTGTCCGACGGGACCCTGGCCACCCTCCAGGGGTCGAGGTACAACGGCGCGGGGTACGACGTGCGCATGGAACTGGCCGGAACACACGCCACCCTGGCCGTCGGACTCGACGACCGGGTCCCCCTGCGCTCGGCCGAACCCGGCACCGCGTTCCCCGCGGGCGACCCCTGGGAGGAGTTCTGGTCCCGGTTCACCCCCGCCTACGAGGCGGAGATCGCCGCGTTCATCGCCATGGTCCGCGACGGCACGCCCAGCCCGTGCACGGTCGCCGACGCGCTGGAGGCCGTACTCGTCGCCGACGCCGCCGACCTGTCCAGGCGCGAGCACCGGCCGGTCCGGGTGGACGAGGTCCGGCCCTGA
- a CDS encoding CoA transferase subunit A has translation MIAPLDEAIAELVHDGDTVALEGFTHLIPVEAGHEIIRQGLRDLTLVRMTPDIVYDRMIGAGCARRLVFSWGGNPGVGSLHRFRDAVTTGWPVPLEIEEHSHAGMANRYLAGASGLPFAVLRGYSGTDLVAHNPHIKTVVCPFTGQELAAVPALNPDVTVIHAQRADRAGNVQMWGIIGIQKEAALAADRVLVTVEEVVDTLEPVPGQVVLPARVVDRVSVVPGGAAPSYAHGYYERDNEAYRSWDAVGRDREAFTRWLADLTATAPAATPEGTAL, from the coding sequence ATGATCGCGCCACTGGACGAGGCGATCGCCGAACTCGTCCACGACGGCGACACGGTCGCCCTGGAGGGGTTCACCCACCTCATCCCCGTCGAGGCCGGGCACGAGATCATCCGCCAGGGGCTGCGCGACCTCACCCTGGTCCGGATGACCCCCGACATCGTCTACGACCGGATGATCGGCGCCGGCTGCGCCCGCAGGCTCGTGTTCTCCTGGGGCGGCAACCCCGGGGTCGGCTCCCTGCACCGGTTCCGCGACGCCGTCACCACCGGCTGGCCCGTCCCCCTGGAGATCGAGGAGCACAGCCACGCCGGGATGGCCAACCGCTACCTCGCCGGCGCCTCCGGACTGCCCTTCGCCGTCCTGCGCGGCTACAGCGGGACCGACCTGGTCGCGCACAACCCCCACATCAAGACCGTCGTCTGCCCCTTCACCGGGCAGGAGCTGGCCGCCGTCCCCGCCCTCAACCCCGACGTCACGGTCATCCACGCCCAGCGCGCCGACCGCGCGGGCAACGTCCAGATGTGGGGCATCATCGGCATCCAGAAGGAGGCCGCCCTGGCCGCCGACCGGGTCCTGGTGACCGTCGAGGAGGTCGTCGACACCCTCGAACCCGTCCCCGGCCAGGTCGTCCTCCCCGCCCGGGTGGTCGACCGCGTCAGCGTCGTCCCCGGCGGCGCCGCCCCCTCCTACGCGCACGGCTACTACGAGCGCGACAACGAGGCGTACAGGTCCTGGGACGCCGTCGGCCGCGACCGCGAGGCCTTCACCCGCTGGCTCGCCGACCTCACCGCCACCGCGCCCGCCGCCACCCCCGAGGGGACCGCCCTGTGA
- a CDS encoding ABC transporter permease, with product MAGTEALRAPDPAAGGGQGAAGPNRRSPLRRLATRPELGSLLGAAVVFAVFFAVAEPFRTASAMGTVLYAASTIGIMAVGVSLLMIGGEFDLSAGVAVVSSALTASMTAWWFGLNVWAGVAIALAVSLGIGFLNGWILVRTRLPSFLVTLAMFLMLQGLNVAITRIVVDGVSTRNISDMDGFASARAVFASSFPVGGLDLRVTVLWWALFTALATWVLLRTRVGNWIQAVGGDAEAARAMGVPVAGVRIGLFMTVGFFAWFSGMHLLFAFNTVQSGEGIGNELLYIMAAVVGGCLLTGGYGTVVGAAVGALIYGMTRQGIVYAGWDNYWVMFFVGAMLLAAVVLNAWFRAQADRGTT from the coding sequence ATGGCGGGCACGGAGGCGCTCCGGGCGCCGGACCCCGCCGCGGGCGGGGGACAGGGCGCGGCGGGGCCGAACCGCCGGTCGCCGCTGCGCCGCCTGGCCACCCGGCCCGAACTGGGGTCGCTGCTGGGCGCGGCGGTGGTGTTCGCGGTGTTCTTCGCCGTGGCCGAGCCCTTCCGCACCGCCTCGGCCATGGGCACGGTCCTGTACGCCGCGTCGACCATCGGCATCATGGCGGTCGGGGTGTCGCTGCTGATGATCGGCGGCGAGTTCGACCTGTCGGCCGGGGTCGCGGTGGTCTCCTCGGCGCTCACCGCCTCGATGACCGCCTGGTGGTTCGGGCTCAACGTGTGGGCCGGGGTGGCGATCGCGCTGGCGGTGTCGCTGGGCATCGGGTTCCTCAACGGGTGGATCCTGGTGCGCACCCGGCTGCCCAGCTTCCTGGTGACGCTGGCGATGTTCCTGATGCTCCAAGGGCTCAACGTCGCGATCACCCGCATCGTCGTCGACGGGGTGTCCACCCGGAACATCTCCGACATGGACGGGTTCGCCTCGGCCCGGGCGGTGTTCGCGTCGTCCTTCCCGGTGGGCGGGCTGGACCTGCGCGTCACCGTGCTGTGGTGGGCGCTGTTCACCGCGCTGGCCACCTGGGTGCTGCTGCGTACCCGGGTCGGCAACTGGATCCAGGCCGTGGGCGGTGACGCCGAGGCCGCCCGGGCGATGGGCGTGCCGGTGGCGGGGGTGAGGATCGGGCTGTTCATGACGGTGGGGTTCTTCGCCTGGTTCTCCGGCATGCACCTGCTCTTCGCGTTCAACACCGTCCAGTCCGGCGAGGGCATCGGCAACGAGCTGCTGTACATCATGGCGGCGGTGGTCGGCGGCTGCCTGCTCACCGGCGGGTACGGGACGGTGGTGGGCGCGGCGGTCGGCGCGCTCATCTACGGGATGACCCGGCAGGGCATCGTGTACGCGGGCTGGGACAACTACTGGGTGATGTTCTTCGTCGGCGCGATGCTGCTGGCCGCCGTCGTCCTCAACGCGTGGTTCCGCGCCCAGGCCGACAGGGGGACGACATGA
- the iolD gene encoding 3D-(3,5/4)-trihydroxycyclohexane-1,2-dione acylhydrolase (decyclizing), which produces MSGDTVRLTTAQALVRFLAAQYTERDGGRRRLIAGVWGVFGHGNVAGLGQALLQAAVTGEADLPYHPARNEQAMVHAATAYAKASDRLSAFACTASTGPGSTNMVTGAALATTNRLPVLLLPSDMFATRAVDPALQQLEDTRAGDATVNDALRPVSKYWDRVTRPEQLVPAALAAMRVLTDPAETGAVTLCLPQDVQAEAHDWPEAFFRDRVWHVDRPRPDTAALERAAAAVRAARRPLLVAGGGVVYSGAAAELRALAEATGIPVADTHAGKGALPWDHPCSVGGLGATGTAAANALAADADVVVGVGTRYSDFTTASRSVFGDPGVRLVNVNIARADAVKLGAHTVVADAREALAALRAALDGYRVPAAHERRARELAADWAAEVDRLHRAPAADGLLAQTAVLGVLNDVLDDRDVVVNAAGSMPGDLQALWRARDPKAYHVEYAYSCMGYEVAAGLGVRMAAPDREVVVLVGDGSYLMMAQEIATMVAEDLKVTVVVVDNRGFASIGGLSESVGSQRLGTAHRRRDPVTGRDDGPPLPIDLAANAASLGARAVRARTLDDLRDALRGARDGTGVTVIEVRTDPRAPGPDSGAWWDVPVAQTSELDTTRRAREAYERARTARRHHL; this is translated from the coding sequence ATGAGCGGGGACACCGTGCGCCTGACCACCGCCCAGGCACTGGTCCGGTTCCTGGCCGCCCAGTACACCGAACGCGACGGCGGGCGCCGCCGCCTCATCGCCGGGGTGTGGGGCGTCTTCGGCCACGGCAACGTCGCCGGGCTGGGCCAGGCCCTGCTCCAGGCCGCCGTCACCGGCGAGGCCGACCTGCCCTACCACCCGGCCCGCAACGAGCAGGCCATGGTGCACGCGGCCACCGCCTACGCCAAGGCGAGCGACCGGCTGTCGGCCTTCGCCTGCACCGCCTCCACCGGGCCCGGCTCCACCAACATGGTCACCGGGGCCGCCCTGGCCACCACCAACCGGCTCCCGGTCCTGCTACTGCCCTCGGACATGTTCGCCACCCGCGCGGTGGACCCGGCGCTCCAGCAGCTGGAGGACACCCGGGCGGGGGACGCCACCGTCAACGACGCCCTGCGCCCGGTCTCCAAGTACTGGGACCGCGTCACCCGGCCCGAACAGCTGGTCCCCGCGGCCCTGGCCGCGATGCGGGTGCTCACCGACCCCGCCGAGACCGGCGCCGTCACCCTGTGCCTGCCCCAGGACGTGCAGGCCGAGGCCCACGACTGGCCCGAGGCGTTCTTCCGCGACCGCGTCTGGCACGTGGACCGGCCCCGCCCCGACACCGCCGCCCTGGAACGAGCCGCCGCCGCGGTCCGCGCCGCGCGGCGCCCGCTGCTGGTCGCCGGGGGCGGGGTGGTCTACTCCGGGGCGGCGGCCGAGCTGCGGGCGCTGGCCGAGGCCACCGGCATCCCCGTCGCCGACACCCACGCCGGCAAGGGGGCCCTGCCCTGGGACCACCCGTGCTCGGTCGGTGGGCTGGGCGCCACCGGGACCGCCGCCGCGAACGCCCTGGCCGCCGACGCCGACGTGGTCGTCGGGGTGGGCACCCGCTACAGCGACTTCACCACCGCCAGCCGCAGCGTGTTCGGCGACCCCGGCGTGCGGCTGGTCAACGTCAACATCGCCCGCGCGGACGCGGTCAAGCTCGGCGCCCACACCGTGGTCGCCGACGCCCGCGAGGCCCTGGCCGCCCTGCGCGCCGCCCTGGACGGGTACCGCGTCCCCGCCGCGCACGAACGCCGCGCCCGGGAGCTGGCGGCGGACTGGGCCGCCGAGGTCGACCGCCTGCACCGCGCCCCGGCGGCCGACGGCCTGCTCGCCCAGACCGCCGTCCTGGGCGTGCTCAACGACGTCCTCGACGACCGCGACGTGGTGGTCAACGCCGCCGGGAGCATGCCCGGCGACCTCCAGGCGCTCTGGCGGGCCCGCGACCCCAAGGCCTACCACGTCGAGTACGCCTACTCCTGCATGGGCTACGAGGTCGCCGCCGGGCTGGGGGTGCGCATGGCCGCCCCCGACCGGGAGGTCGTCGTCCTGGTCGGCGACGGCTCCTACCTGATGATGGCCCAGGAGATCGCCACCATGGTCGCCGAGGACCTCAAGGTCACCGTCGTCGTCGTGGACAACCGCGGCTTCGCCTCCATCGGCGGGCTGTCGGAGTCGGTCGGCTCCCAGCGCCTGGGCACCGCCCACCGCCGCCGCGACCCCGTCACCGGGCGCGACGACGGACCGCCGCTGCCGATCGACCTGGCCGCCAACGCCGCCTCCCTGGGCGCCCGCGCGGTCCGCGCCCGCACCCTGGACGACCTGCGCGACGCCCTGCGCGGCGCCCGCGACGGTACGGGGGTCACCGTCATCGAGGTGCGCACCGACCCCCGCGCCCCCGGGCCCGACTCCGGCGCCTGGTGGGACGTGCCCGTCGCCCAGACCTCCGAGCTCGACACCACGCGCCGGGCCCGCGAGGCCTACGAGCGCGCCCGCACCGCCCGCCGCCACCACCTGTAG
- the iolB gene encoding 5-deoxy-glucuronate isomerase: MTSTEHRHHLPALSTAAPPFRTVVTPEAAGWTYSGLRVLHLAPGASARIATGGAETLVLPLDGGCTVTTGEGEVFGLTGRRDVFSRVSDFAYLPRDAHATVASAGGGRFALPSARCERRLPARYGPAEKVPVELRGAGQASRQVNNLCTPESFEADRLICCEVLTPAANWSSYPPHKHDEATGTECELEEIYYFEVARGPRGPGMGYQRVYGDHDRPADLLAEVRSEDVVLIPHGWHGPSMAAPGYDLYYLNVMAGPGDERAWHITDDPAHGWVRDTWAGLPTDPRLPLCTAQGPGEGR, encoded by the coding sequence GTGACATCCACCGAACACCGCCACCACCTCCCGGCGCTCAGCACCGCGGCGCCGCCCTTCCGCACGGTCGTCACCCCCGAGGCCGCCGGATGGACCTACTCCGGGCTGCGGGTGCTGCACCTGGCCCCGGGCGCGAGCGCGCGCATCGCCACCGGCGGGGCCGAGACCCTGGTCCTGCCCCTGGACGGCGGCTGCACCGTCACCACCGGGGAGGGGGAGGTGTTCGGGCTGACCGGCCGCAGGGACGTGTTCTCGCGGGTCAGCGACTTCGCCTACCTACCCCGGGACGCCCACGCGACCGTCGCCTCCGCCGGGGGCGGCCGCTTCGCCCTGCCCTCGGCCCGCTGCGAGCGGCGCCTGCCCGCCCGCTACGGGCCCGCCGAGAAGGTCCCGGTGGAGCTGCGCGGCGCAGGTCAGGCCTCCCGCCAGGTCAACAACCTGTGCACCCCCGAGAGCTTCGAGGCCGACCGGCTCATCTGCTGCGAGGTCCTCACCCCGGCCGCCAACTGGTCCTCCTACCCGCCGCACAAGCACGACGAGGCCACCGGCACCGAGTGCGAGCTGGAGGAGATCTACTACTTCGAGGTCGCCCGCGGCCCCCGCGGCCCCGGCATGGGCTACCAGCGGGTCTACGGCGACCACGACCGGCCCGCCGACCTGCTCGCCGAGGTGCGCTCCGAGGACGTCGTCCTCATCCCGCACGGCTGGCACGGGCCCTCCATGGCCGCCCCGGGCTACGACCTGTACTACCTGAACGTCATGGCCGGGCCGGGCGACGAGCGCGCCTGGCACATCACCGACGACCCCGCCCACGGCTGGGTCCGCGACACCTGGGCCGGTCTGCCGACGGACCCGCGGCTGCCGCTGTGCACCGCCCAGGGGCCGGGGGAGGGCCGATGA